In Aedes albopictus strain Foshan chromosome 3, AalbF5, whole genome shotgun sequence, the genomic window TCCCACAACCCACAACACGTCCAAACCAGAATTCCGGTTATGAAAAATTCCACTCCGAATGCTTCCCATGTGCTGAGATCGTCATGTGGTGCGGTGACACAAGCTCCATTTCCGGTTTCCAGCGCTTCGGTGAACAACTTCATAGGGGTAACAGCCATTAGCAAACCATAACCGCATAGGCCTCCCAGGAATTGGGCGATCAGATAGAGGATGAACATCTAAGGGAACGTTTCTATCAAAGATTGTTTTAGGGAAAATCATGAGCTAAGACTCACCGGAATATTCAATAATCCATAAACCAGCGCTGCAATCGACAAACTCGGATTGATATGTGCACCGGAAACGTGACCGAATATGATGATGGCCATCATGATTGTGAAGCCAATCCCGATTGCGACGGACACGTGAGTAGGCGTGTTCCCAAAACCGGTAACGCAGCACATGCATCCCAGAAACACGAGCGTCGCAGTGCCACTGAACTCCGCCAAGAAGATTGATACCACATCCCGTGCGTTGTGGCCGGTACCTAACGGAGAGAGCCATAAAAATGAGGAAATTTATTATAATTGGTGCGCCTGAATGAATGCAGCAAGCAGTGCTGGAGCATTGGCTGCAATGGaactgccacatgatatacactacccgtcgtaAGTATGGAACGGACtcacttgaaaaagtattgcaacactcagttgaatattgcatccCCTTGAAAAGTTTAGCATCAACTCAAAATAACTACATATGTATGTGCTGCTGTAtctcaaatttctgaaaatatgcaaacgtacagttttcagcaaagttgtt contains:
- the LOC109408710 gene encoding aquaporin AQPAn.G, whose product is MSTNNQNGRDAQLPMPDHSRGNDDDGVKKGQSFLGTGHNARDVVSIFLAEFSGTATLVFLGCMCCVTGFGNTPTHVSVAIGIGFTIMMAIIIFGHVSGAHINPSLSIAALVYGLLNIPMFILYLIAQFLGGLCGYGLLMAVTPMKLFTEALETGNGACVTAPHDDLSTWEAFGVEFFITGILVWTCCGLWDPRNSKFGEGLPVKFALIIVGIAIAAGPYTGASMNPARTLPPSVWNASYKSTWIYFVAPPLAGMVMPLIYKYVFRREAPQDEHTAMITRTTEQIKASIVEQHRI